Proteins found in one Geomonas subterranea genomic segment:
- a CDS encoding FemAB family XrtA/PEP-CTERM system-associated protein: MHRVTEDLAPQRWDAYVEASAAGTPYHRWVWRGIIEKSFGHRCHYLAALDAQDRVTGVLPLVHMKSALFGNFLVSVPFVNYGGVLCDSEAAREALLARADALRGECGASYVELRHVGHAHPGLPERRHKVTMLLALERDPKAQWDGFDAKLRNQVRKAEKVGLSCLIGDAEYLDDFYRVFARNMRDLGTPVYAKRFFQSVLADLAGSARIVAVKRGETVIAAGILSRYRDSVEMPWASSLAEYRTLCPNNMMYWEAIKYAIGLGCTSFDFGRSTPDGGTYNFKKQWGAKPVQLHWQYLLDQGTQPPELDNKNPRYRMAIALWRRLPVLVTRLAGPHIVRCIP, translated from the coding sequence GTGCATAGGGTTACCGAAGATCTCGCGCCGCAGCGCTGGGACGCCTACGTCGAGGCGAGCGCTGCCGGTACCCCCTACCACCGCTGGGTCTGGCGCGGCATCATCGAGAAGAGTTTCGGGCACAGGTGCCATTACCTGGCGGCCCTGGATGCGCAGGACAGGGTAACCGGCGTGCTGCCGCTCGTGCACATGAAAAGCGCGCTCTTTGGCAACTTCCTGGTCTCGGTCCCCTTCGTGAATTACGGCGGGGTGCTCTGCGACAGCGAGGCGGCGCGGGAGGCGCTTCTGGCCAGGGCGGACGCCCTGCGCGGGGAGTGCGGGGCGTCCTACGTGGAGCTGCGTCACGTAGGCCATGCGCACCCGGGGCTACCGGAGCGAAGGCATAAGGTCACCATGCTCCTGGCACTGGAGCGGGACCCCAAGGCGCAGTGGGACGGCTTCGACGCCAAGCTGCGCAACCAGGTGCGCAAGGCCGAGAAAGTGGGGCTTTCCTGTCTCATCGGGGACGCGGAGTACCTCGATGACTTCTACCGCGTCTTCGCCAGAAACATGCGGGACCTAGGCACCCCGGTCTACGCCAAGCGGTTTTTCCAAAGCGTCCTCGCCGACTTGGCCGGAAGCGCGCGCATCGTCGCCGTGAAACGCGGGGAAACGGTGATCGCCGCCGGGATTCTCAGCCGGTACCGGGACAGCGTCGAGATGCCGTGGGCATCCTCCCTCGCCGAGTACCGCACTCTGTGCCCGAACAACATGATGTACTGGGAGGCCATCAAGTACGCCATCGGCCTTGGCTGCACCAGCTTCGATTTCGGGCGCTCCACCCCAGACGGCGGGACCTACAACTTCAAGAAGCAGTGGGGGGCGAAGCCGGTACAGCTGCACTGGCAGTACCTGCTGGACCAGGGGACGCAGCCGCCCGAGCTCGACAACAAGAACCCCCGCTACCGGATGGCCATCGCCCTCTGGCGCAGGTTGCCCGTGCTGGTGACCAGGCTCGCCGGGCCGCACATCGTGCGTTGCATCCCGTGA
- a CDS encoding glycosyltransferase yields MKQEQAAPRAGDTRPRFSVIIPARNERKNIGRCLDSMLALRWRRDDYEVLVIDNGSSDDTVEIARSKGAQVLVQPGVTVAALRNLGARRSRGEILVFIDADCTVAPDWLEAASRYLERDDVVCFGSPPVVPPDATWVQRAWFRVRRKKREVGETQWLESMNMFLRREAFAGCGGFDERLVTCEDYDICIRLGRAGKIMNDERIVAVHHGEAATLAHFFRKERWRGASNLAGMRLHGVSRREVPSLLAPVLHGASLVLLAAACLAPAGMRGYLVLPVLLWHLLLLVKSLRVHLPHLALSSVLQLYLILNVYLLARGAALARAGR; encoded by the coding sequence ATGAAACAAGAGCAGGCGGCGCCCCGTGCGGGTGACACCAGGCCGCGGTTTTCCGTGATCATCCCTGCCAGAAACGAGCGGAAGAACATAGGGCGCTGCCTCGATTCCATGCTGGCGCTCCGGTGGCGCCGCGACGACTACGAGGTGCTGGTGATCGACAACGGCTCAAGCGATGACACCGTCGAGATCGCCCGGAGCAAAGGGGCGCAGGTTCTGGTCCAGCCGGGGGTGACCGTCGCCGCACTGCGCAACCTGGGCGCGCGGCGCAGCCGGGGTGAAATCCTGGTCTTCATCGATGCCGACTGCACCGTTGCCCCCGACTGGCTGGAGGCCGCCTCCCGCTACCTTGAGCGTGACGACGTCGTCTGTTTTGGCAGCCCCCCGGTCGTGCCGCCGGACGCCACCTGGGTGCAGCGGGCCTGGTTCAGGGTGAGGAGGAAAAAACGGGAGGTTGGGGAGACCCAATGGCTGGAATCCATGAACATGTTCCTGCGCCGGGAGGCCTTCGCCGGCTGCGGAGGGTTCGACGAACGCCTGGTGACCTGTGAGGATTACGACATCTGCATACGGCTGGGCCGGGCAGGGAAGATCATGAATGACGAGCGCATCGTCGCGGTGCACCATGGCGAGGCCGCGACCCTGGCCCACTTCTTCCGCAAGGAGCGGTGGCGCGGGGCCAGCAATCTGGCCGGGATGAGGCTGCACGGCGTGTCGCGCAGGGAGGTTCCCAGTCTGCTCGCGCCGGTACTGCACGGGGCCTCCCTCGTCCTGCTTGCCGCCGCCTGCCTCGCCCCCGCCGGGATGCGCGGCTACCTGGTTCTTCCCGTGCTACTTTGGCACCTGCTCCTTCTGGTGAAGAGCTTGCGGGTCCACCTCCCGCACCTGGCCCTCTCCAGCGTGTTGCAACTTTATCTCATCTTGAACGTGTACCTCCTGGCACGCGGGGCCGCCCTGGCGCGGGCCGGACGTTAA
- a CDS encoding XrtA-associated tyrosine autokinase: MSRIEKAMEKAAFLRRQGDDSAARPRGVDVPQPAAPVASPSPATQEFRAPVSPRYGTLAPDSPYLVSLKDPHCPAAEEFRKLKSVLVKMTTGESFRNSILVTSSVPGEGKSLTAINLAVSLAQELDHTVLLVDADLRRPSVHRYFNVEQGAGLAEILAGEVEIAETIIPTGIGKLSIIRAGRSIDNPAELFGSQRSRGVLAELKNRYPDRYIILDSSPVLSFAEARTLAGQVDGVLFVVMERLASQTNVREALDALKSSPLLGIVYNAATVDETDGRYAYYRESGARRKDSPPVAP; this comes from the coding sequence ATGAGCAGAATCGAAAAAGCCATGGAAAAGGCGGCATTTCTCAGACGGCAGGGGGATGACTCCGCAGCGCGGCCGCGCGGCGTCGACGTGCCCCAGCCCGCAGCGCCTGTCGCGTCTCCCTCCCCGGCCACACAGGAATTCAGGGCCCCGGTCTCCCCAAGGTACGGCACGCTCGCGCCGGACAGCCCGTACCTTGTGAGCCTCAAGGACCCTCACTGCCCTGCGGCCGAGGAGTTCCGCAAGCTCAAGTCCGTGCTGGTCAAGATGACCACCGGTGAGTCCTTCCGCAACAGCATTCTCGTGACCAGCTCCGTTCCCGGCGAGGGGAAGAGCCTCACCGCCATCAACCTGGCCGTGAGCCTTGCCCAGGAACTGGATCACACGGTGCTGCTGGTGGACGCCGACCTGCGCCGACCCTCGGTGCACCGTTACTTCAACGTGGAGCAGGGGGCCGGGCTGGCCGAGATACTGGCGGGGGAGGTGGAGATAGCAGAGACCATCATCCCCACCGGAATCGGCAAGCTCTCCATCATCCGCGCCGGGCGCTCCATCGACAACCCGGCCGAGCTTTTCGGCTCCCAGCGCAGCAGGGGCGTGCTTGCCGAACTGAAGAACCGCTACCCGGACCGCTACATCATCCTCGACTCCTCGCCGGTGCTGTCGTTCGCAGAGGCGAGGACGCTTGCGGGCCAGGTCGACGGTGTCCTGTTCGTGGTCATGGAGCGGCTCGCCTCGCAGACCAACGTGAGGGAGGCGCTGGATGCGTTGAAGAGCTCCCCGCTACTGGGGATCGTGTACAACGCCGCCACCGTGGACGAGACGGACGGCCGCTATGCGTACTACCGCGAGTCTGGTGCCAGGCGCAAGGACAGTCCGCCGGTGGCGCCGTGA
- a CDS encoding putative nucleotide-diphospho-sugar transferase encodes MVIVTCANADRAKDDSGEEYENFSFRKVISHTVAVAQRQGYTAEVYDLGELGMGEPFSVTDETFAAKGYYEKEVVGGYKSKSLFKPGLVRLSMAKHDDLVVYLDGDAQLRAGLDEIDTDDYDVGVTLRDAGELESEWHKKHMEIVRFVNAGVIFFRPTRQAEDFVARWSCLTDELGNDQMALNRLCCPDRYPAPWSVHVLDGVRVKYFPGRIYNFYYFPEMFSGGAKVLHFKGSVRHFYPFGPGKKLFCLCRVPVTKLLAMLKK; translated from the coding sequence ATGGTCATAGTCACTTGCGCAAATGCTGATAGAGCCAAAGACGACAGCGGGGAGGAGTATGAGAACTTCAGCTTCAGGAAGGTCATCTCACACACCGTCGCTGTTGCCCAGCGGCAGGGGTATACCGCCGAGGTCTACGACCTGGGGGAACTCGGCATGGGCGAGCCGTTTTCCGTAACCGACGAGACCTTCGCCGCGAAGGGGTACTACGAGAAGGAAGTCGTCGGCGGGTACAAGAGCAAGTCCCTGTTCAAGCCCGGGCTCGTGAGACTTTCCATGGCGAAGCACGACGACCTGGTGGTGTACCTGGACGGAGACGCCCAGCTGCGCGCCGGCCTCGACGAGATCGATACGGATGACTACGACGTCGGCGTCACCCTCCGGGACGCCGGTGAGCTGGAGTCGGAGTGGCACAAAAAGCACATGGAGATCGTCAGGTTCGTCAACGCCGGGGTCATCTTTTTCAGGCCGACGCGGCAGGCGGAGGACTTCGTCGCCAGGTGGTCGTGCCTGACGGATGAACTGGGGAACGACCAGATGGCGCTGAACCGGTTGTGCTGTCCCGACCGGTACCCGGCCCCCTGGAGCGTGCACGTCCTGGACGGGGTACGCGTCAAGTACTTCCCGGGGAGGATCTACAACTTCTATTATTTCCCGGAGATGTTCAGCGGGGGGGCGAAGGTGCTGCATTTCAAGGGGTCGGTCCGGCATTTCTATCCCTTTGGACCCGGCAAGAAGCTCTTCTGTCTGTGCAGGGTGCCGGTGACGAAGCTTTTGGCGATGCTGAAGAAGTAG
- a CDS encoding glycosyltransferase, with translation MTQKTREEMQATGTCGSGRITVLQLGSPSGLYGAERWILALVRSLPPDRFDVWVGAVKDHPRDPVPLCEQAHSLGFKTVVFESRGRFSPSSLGQVRRFMQRNRIDIVHTHGYKTDLIGVIASLGTGCRVVSTPHGWTSDPDLKLRLYETLDRVIFPFCDAVAPLSEAMSRDLGRIPGVGRKLHLIENGVDLQEVEAVDRVEESMTRWKEEGSLIAGYIGRLIHGKGLETLFSALAGEGMGKWRLALVGDGPQREEFVTLAGRLGLGERVRFFGFRPDRLSFLRGFDTFVLPSESEGIPRCVMEAMAARVPVVASDIPGCRYLVEHGRTGLLFPTNDAAQLAHALQSLAADPELARRLGVAGYHHVTESFSGARMALQYGRLYEELVPAAKPER, from the coding sequence ATGACACAAAAGACGCGTGAAGAGATGCAGGCGACCGGCACATGCGGGAGCGGGAGGATCACCGTGCTGCAGCTGGGGAGCCCCTCGGGGCTGTACGGCGCGGAGCGCTGGATCCTCGCGCTGGTACGGAGCCTGCCGCCCGACCGCTTCGACGTCTGGGTGGGGGCGGTGAAGGACCATCCCCGCGACCCCGTCCCCCTTTGTGAGCAGGCACACTCCCTGGGGTTCAAGACGGTCGTGTTCGAAAGCCGCGGCAGGTTCAGCCCCTCGTCGCTGGGCCAGGTGAGGCGCTTCATGCAGCGAAACCGCATCGACATCGTGCACACCCACGGCTACAAGACCGACCTGATCGGGGTGATTGCCTCTCTGGGGACCGGGTGCAGGGTCGTTTCCACCCCCCACGGATGGACCAGCGACCCGGACTTGAAACTGCGCCTTTACGAGACCCTCGACAGGGTGATCTTCCCCTTCTGCGACGCGGTGGCTCCGCTGTCCGAGGCGATGTCGAGAGACCTTGGACGCATTCCGGGGGTGGGGAGAAAACTGCACCTCATCGAGAACGGCGTCGACCTGCAGGAAGTCGAAGCGGTGGACCGGGTGGAAGAGAGCATGACCCGGTGGAAGGAGGAAGGATCCCTCATCGCCGGGTACATCGGCCGCCTCATCCACGGCAAGGGACTCGAAACCCTCTTCTCGGCACTCGCCGGCGAGGGGATGGGGAAGTGGCGGCTGGCGCTGGTCGGCGACGGTCCGCAGCGCGAGGAGTTTGTCACGCTGGCCGGCAGGCTGGGGCTTGGTGAGCGGGTGCGCTTCTTCGGTTTCAGGCCGGACCGGCTCTCCTTTCTCAGGGGGTTCGACACCTTCGTGCTCCCCTCGGAGTCCGAAGGCATCCCGAGATGCGTCATGGAAGCCATGGCCGCCCGGGTGCCGGTGGTCGCCTCCGACATCCCAGGGTGCCGCTACCTCGTCGAACATGGTCGCACCGGGCTTCTTTTCCCGACCAACGACGCCGCGCAGCTGGCGCACGCCCTGCAAAGCCTGGCGGCGGACCCTGAGCTCGCCAGGCGCCTGGGGGTTGCCGGGTACCACCATGTGACGGAGTCTTTCTCCGGCGCCAGGATGGCGCTGCAATACGGCCGGCTCTACGAGGAACTGGTGCCGGCAGCAAAACCCGAACGGTGA
- a CDS encoding XrtA/PEP-CTERM system-associated ATPase — translation MYEAFFKLRKKPFELVPDPDFIYLSRSHKKALTYLNYGIRERVGFILLTGEVGAGKTTIIRELLGTGYERVVVSKVFNTRVNSEQLLAMINDDFGLEVSGRDKITLLRELNDFLLEQFGAGNFPMLVVDEAQNLSAELLEEIRMLSNLECAQGKLLQILLVGQPELRDTLDTPGLRQLRQRISINCHLKALSQEEMEEYILHRLEVAGNRSAVTFAPGTLALVYQYSRGIPRLVNVICDFLMLAAFAEESFVVTPELTREVLGDLDFETHFWGRSLPPASPAGPEHGVPDHEAELLRQTLNEVTATLSLLRQDFNAHAARIDAEVADVRGQVSGLAEELAGGHADKGTPERSFMQRLLLGGGIGRGR, via the coding sequence ATGTATGAAGCCTTCTTCAAGCTGCGCAAGAAACCGTTCGAGCTGGTTCCAGACCCGGACTTCATCTATCTGAGCCGGTCCCACAAAAAGGCCCTCACCTACCTGAACTACGGCATCAGGGAGCGCGTCGGCTTCATCCTCCTTACCGGGGAGGTGGGGGCCGGCAAGACCACGATCATCCGTGAACTCCTGGGGACGGGGTATGAACGGGTGGTGGTCTCCAAGGTCTTCAACACCCGGGTCAACTCCGAGCAGCTTCTCGCCATGATCAACGACGACTTCGGTCTCGAGGTTTCCGGGCGCGACAAGATCACCCTGCTCAGGGAATTGAACGATTTCCTGCTGGAGCAGTTCGGCGCCGGCAACTTCCCGATGCTCGTGGTCGACGAGGCGCAGAACCTCTCCGCCGAGCTTCTCGAGGAGATCCGGATGCTCTCCAACCTCGAATGTGCGCAGGGAAAGCTGTTGCAGATCCTGCTGGTCGGCCAGCCTGAACTGCGCGACACCCTGGACACGCCCGGGCTGAGGCAATTGCGCCAGAGGATTAGCATCAACTGCCACCTGAAGGCCCTGAGCCAGGAGGAGATGGAGGAGTATATCCTGCATCGCCTGGAGGTGGCCGGCAACCGGAGCGCCGTCACCTTCGCACCGGGCACCCTGGCGCTCGTCTACCAGTACAGCAGAGGGATCCCGCGGCTGGTGAACGTCATCTGCGACTTCCTCATGCTGGCGGCTTTCGCCGAAGAGAGCTTCGTCGTCACTCCGGAACTCACCCGGGAGGTACTGGGGGACCTGGATTTCGAGACCCACTTCTGGGGGAGGAGCCTCCCTCCCGCGTCTCCTGCCGGGCCGGAACATGGGGTGCCGGACCATGAGGCGGAACTGCTGCGGCAGACGCTGAACGAGGTTACCGCCACCCTGTCGCTTCTGCGTCAGGATTTCAACGCGCATGCGGCGAGGATCGACGCGGAGGTGGCCGATGTGCGCGGACAGGTTTCCGGGCTCGCCGAAGAACTGGCGGGGGGGCACGCGGACAAGGGTACTCCAGAGAGGAGCTTCATGCAGCGACTGCTTCTTGGCGGCGGCATCGGGAGGGGGAGGTGA
- a CDS encoding XrtA system polysaccharide deacetylase encodes MLNALTIDVEDYFQVNAFQPYIPRESWDSYPLRVSDNVARLLDLLEQYGVHGTFFILGWIARRQPQLVREIQGRGHEIASHGYGHQLIFAIGPKLFREDVRRAKLVLEDAAGVPVRGYRAPTYSITRDSLWAFDILSEEGYSYDSSVFPIHHDTYGIPDAPRFPYRVRTSGGMLHEFPLSTLPLRVAGRSLQFPIAGGGYLRLLPAPLIRWGIQRINAVEGQPTVLYLHPWEIDPGQPRVQAGLRARFRHYVNLSRTEGKLRYLLQGVRYGTMSEVLRLHDARGGGNGA; translated from the coding sequence GTGCTGAACGCCCTGACCATAGACGTGGAAGACTACTTCCAGGTCAACGCCTTCCAGCCGTACATCCCCAGGGAGAGCTGGGACAGCTATCCGTTGCGGGTGTCGGACAACGTCGCGCGTCTGCTCGACCTTCTGGAACAGTATGGGGTACACGGCACCTTCTTCATCCTCGGCTGGATCGCCCGGCGGCAACCGCAGCTGGTCAGGGAGATCCAGGGGCGCGGCCACGAGATAGCGAGCCACGGCTACGGTCATCAGCTCATCTTCGCCATCGGGCCGAAACTTTTCCGCGAGGACGTGCGGCGGGCGAAGCTGGTGCTGGAGGATGCGGCGGGCGTGCCGGTCCGGGGGTACCGTGCCCCCACCTACTCGATAACGCGCGACTCCCTTTGGGCGTTCGACATCCTCTCCGAGGAGGGGTACAGCTATGATTCCAGCGTCTTTCCCATCCACCATGACACCTACGGGATCCCTGACGCGCCGCGCTTTCCCTACCGGGTGCGCACGTCCGGGGGGATGCTCCACGAGTTCCCGCTCAGCACGCTGCCGCTCCGGGTGGCGGGGAGGAGCCTGCAGTTCCCCATCGCGGGGGGGGGATACCTGAGGCTTTTGCCGGCACCCCTGATCCGGTGGGGCATACAGAGGATCAACGCCGTGGAGGGACAGCCGACCGTGCTCTACCTGCATCCCTGGGAGATAGACCCGGGACAGCCGCGCGTGCAGGCGGGACTCAGGGCCCGCTTCCGGCACTACGTCAACCTCTCGAGGACCGAAGGGAAGCTTCGTTATCTGTTGCAGGGGGTGCGCTACGGCACCATGAGCGAGGTGTTGCGGCTGCACGACGCGAGGGGAGGTGGCAACGGTGCATAG
- a CDS encoding glycosyltransferase family 2 protein, with protein MDLSVIVLTWNSEKYAQRCLASVLHSLELSRLDYQVEVVDNGSTDGTRLVLEGLASLHPRLALQFLPENLGTTLPRNLALKRASGRNICILDSDVEVGEGVFTDLIRYLESHPDVGLVVPRIRYPSGLIQKSCDSFPTLQRKLNRLLRLRAIEARESPSQEEVTGTFPVDYAISAFWLFPSRLLDRVGMLDERIFYSPEDVDFCIRVWRQGYQIHCVPTVAVVHHTQEISRGWRLNKAKISHVRGLAYLFVKHRYLFKAPRFRREY; from the coding sequence GTGGATCTCTCCGTGATCGTTCTGACCTGGAATTCCGAGAAATACGCGCAGAGGTGCCTGGCGTCGGTCCTGCATTCCCTTGAGCTCAGCCGGCTGGATTACCAGGTGGAAGTGGTCGACAACGGCTCCACGGACGGGACGCGCCTGGTGCTGGAAGGGCTCGCCTCGCTGCACCCGCGGCTGGCGCTGCAGTTCCTCCCCGAAAACCTCGGTACCACGCTGCCGCGCAACCTGGCGCTCAAGAGGGCAAGTGGGAGGAACATCTGCATCCTCGATTCCGACGTCGAGGTAGGCGAGGGGGTCTTCACCGACCTCATACGGTACCTGGAGAGCCACCCCGATGTCGGTCTGGTCGTCCCGAGGATCCGGTACCCGAGCGGCCTGATCCAGAAGTCGTGCGACTCCTTTCCCACCCTGCAGCGCAAGCTGAACCGCCTGCTGCGCCTGCGTGCCATCGAAGCCAGGGAGTCGCCTTCCCAGGAGGAGGTCACCGGGACCTTCCCCGTGGACTACGCCATCTCGGCGTTCTGGCTTTTCCCCTCGCGGCTGCTGGACCGCGTAGGGATGCTGGACGAGAGGATCTTCTATTCGCCCGAGGACGTGGACTTCTGCATCAGGGTGTGGAGGCAGGGGTACCAGATCCATTGCGTTCCCACTGTCGCGGTGGTTCATCACACCCAGGAGATCTCGCGGGGGTGGAGGTTGAACAAGGCGAAGATCAGCCATGTCCGGGGGCTCGCCTACCTGTTTGTGAAGCACCGCTACCTCTTCAAAGCACCGCGGTTCCGGAGGGAGTATTGA
- a CDS encoding XrtA system polysaccharide chain length determinant translates to MQQSFETEYKKYLQLLTRNKERFVVWALAIMTAVFLLSFILPRKYEATSTVFIEKNVIGELVKGITVTPSMEQTISVLTYEITSRTLLTKVADSLDMTLGKSQSENEVLIRNLQLNTQVKVKDRNLFTISYTDKNPKLARDYVNTLVRTYIEQNTSSKRGESYGATQFLSEQIKAFNEKLQKAEAEVNSYKREKGGVISINEGKLFEEINSAQQKLYDLELKRRQLEGMRQVTRKGSDPLQLKLVALQKRLDELKVQYTDNYPEVLTVKGDIESVKEQLKLRKGGEVLSLDPQELARIDAEIGALKVSEEGLKRYIASNRQLLQSIPQAKAGLAKLEVEWENQKKIYDQLFARHGQSEVSKQMEVQDKSTTFRIVDPALLPVKPSSPNRLKLMLLGIVGGLAGSFALLVLADQLDPSVKEVATVRESGLPVLAVIPRVRDPLGEAASRLRSRRIFAASALYFLLMLVFPVMEALDMPHMDRLLDSVYAFKTETVNRVLH, encoded by the coding sequence ATGCAGCAGTCATTCGAAACGGAATACAAGAAGTACCTGCAGTTGCTGACGCGGAACAAGGAACGTTTCGTTGTGTGGGCTTTAGCGATCATGACCGCCGTCTTCCTTTTGAGCTTCATCCTTCCGCGCAAGTACGAGGCGACCAGCACGGTCTTCATCGAGAAGAACGTCATCGGCGAGCTCGTGAAAGGGATCACGGTGACGCCGTCCATGGAGCAGACCATCAGCGTGCTCACCTACGAGATCACGAGCCGCACGCTGCTGACCAAGGTGGCTGACTCGCTGGACATGACCCTTGGCAAGAGCCAGAGTGAGAACGAGGTGCTGATCAGGAATTTGCAGCTCAACACACAGGTGAAGGTCAAGGATAGGAACCTCTTCACCATCTCCTACACGGACAAAAACCCCAAGCTCGCCCGTGACTACGTCAACACGCTGGTGCGTACGTACATCGAGCAGAACACTTCTTCCAAGCGCGGCGAGTCCTACGGCGCCACGCAATTCCTCTCCGAGCAGATCAAGGCGTTCAACGAGAAGCTGCAAAAGGCCGAGGCCGAGGTCAACTCCTACAAGCGGGAAAAAGGGGGGGTGATCTCGATCAACGAGGGGAAGCTGTTCGAGGAGATCAACTCGGCTCAGCAAAAGCTCTACGACCTCGAACTCAAGCGCAGGCAGCTGGAGGGGATGCGCCAGGTGACCCGAAAGGGGAGCGACCCGCTTCAGCTCAAGCTGGTGGCGCTGCAAAAACGTCTGGATGAGCTCAAGGTTCAGTACACCGACAACTACCCCGAGGTCCTCACCGTTAAGGGGGACATCGAAAGCGTCAAGGAGCAGCTGAAGCTGCGCAAGGGGGGGGAGGTGCTTTCGCTGGACCCGCAGGAGCTTGCGAGGATCGATGCGGAGATCGGCGCCCTCAAGGTGTCTGAGGAGGGGCTCAAGCGGTACATAGCGAGCAACCGGCAGCTGCTCCAGAGCATCCCGCAGGCGAAGGCGGGGCTCGCCAAGCTCGAAGTGGAATGGGAGAACCAGAAGAAGATCTACGACCAGCTCTTCGCCCGTCACGGTCAGTCAGAGGTGTCGAAGCAGATGGAGGTGCAGGACAAGTCCACCACGTTCCGCATCGTCGACCCCGCCCTGCTCCCGGTGAAGCCGTCGAGTCCCAACCGGCTGAAACTGATGTTGCTGGGGATCGTCGGCGGGCTCGCCGGAAGCTTCGCGCTGCTGGTGCTGGCAGACCAGCTCGACCCCTCGGTGAAGGAGGTCGCGACGGTGCGGGAGTCGGGGCTGCCGGTCCTCGCCGTGATCCCCCGGGTTCGCGACCCGCTGGGCGAGGCGGCAAGCCGCCTGCGCAGCCGCAGGATCTTCGCCGCTTCAGCGCTGTACTTTCTCCTGATGCTCGTCTTCCCGGTGATGGAGGCCCTGGACATGCCCCACATGGACCGTCTCCTGGACAGCGTCTACGCCTTCAAGACCGAAACCGTAAACCGCGTGCTGCACTGA
- a CDS encoding TIGR03016 family PEP-CTERM system-associated outer membrane protein gives MARERGRRCASAGLFCLTCLCGATALGADFTFTPFLGVSEEFSDNVLDSAVDRRSDFITRVQPGAQVNYRSPAIEASGGYNFDYHHYLHGTKGDERNHNANLRGKGELVDNFFFVELADTLTRVSLDIARDSTAESLYSNQSDSNTGIVNPYLMWRLGEKTTLKTSYRFVDTRYWNGDGINKRENRWGADFTLTPTQRLSLSAGYAFAELTTDLIDYTLNDVNAGFSYEFAERSFVHASIGHSWQDFAGREDTRNLFWDAGVTKDFGPLSATLASYRKSTEAPLSVYTIETGHRLLLEKRLSRGAVGLSTGYTKYRETILARADRSKTAVGLFWHQELSDRLNGNLALSGDHMTGETYSYHFTGSGGVNYQFNHGITAGLTYTFVAYQDDIVSGAGGKHTNRVIVALKKTF, from the coding sequence ATGGCGAGAGAGCGAGGCCGCAGGTGCGCCAGTGCCGGTTTGTTCTGCCTTACCTGCTTGTGCGGCGCGACCGCCCTGGGCGCCGACTTCACCTTCACCCCGTTTCTGGGGGTGAGCGAGGAGTTCAGCGACAACGTCCTCGACTCCGCCGTCGACCGGCGCAGCGACTTCATCACGCGGGTTCAGCCCGGGGCGCAGGTGAACTACCGCTCCCCCGCGATCGAGGCAAGCGGCGGTTACAACTTCGATTACCACCACTACCTGCACGGGACCAAGGGGGACGAGCGCAACCACAACGCGAACCTGAGGGGGAAGGGGGAGCTGGTCGACAACTTCTTCTTCGTCGAACTCGCCGACACCCTGACCCGGGTTTCCCTGGATATCGCCCGGGACAGTACCGCGGAGAGCCTCTACTCCAACCAAAGCGACAGCAACACCGGCATCGTGAACCCGTACCTTATGTGGAGGCTCGGTGAGAAAACGACCCTGAAGACCAGCTACCGCTTCGTGGACACGCGCTACTGGAACGGGGACGGGATCAACAAGCGCGAGAACAGGTGGGGGGCGGACTTCACCCTCACCCCCACCCAGCGACTGAGCCTGAGCGCCGGGTACGCCTTCGCGGAGCTGACCACGGACCTGATCGATTACACCCTGAACGACGTGAACGCGGGGTTTAGCTACGAGTTCGCGGAGCGTTCCTTCGTTCACGCGAGCATCGGCCACAGCTGGCAGGATTTTGCCGGGAGGGAGGATACCCGCAACCTCTTCTGGGATGCCGGCGTCACGAAGGACTTCGGCCCCCTCTCGGCGACCCTGGCAAGCTACCGGAAGTCCACCGAGGCCCCCTTGTCCGTCTACACCATCGAGACGGGCCACCGCCTGTTGCTGGAGAAGCGTCTGAGCCGGGGCGCCGTCGGCCTCAGCACCGGCTACACCAAGTACCGGGAGACGATCCTCGCCAGGGCCGACCGCAGCAAGACCGCCGTCGGGCTGTTCTGGCACCAGGAGCTGTCGGACCGGCTCAACGGCAACCTGGCCCTTTCGGGCGACCACATGACCGGGGAGACCTACTCCTACCATTTCACCGGCAGCGGCGGCGTCAACTACCAGTTCAACCACGGCATCACGGCGGGTCTCACCTACACCTTCGTCGCCTACCAGGACGACATCGTAAGCGGTGCCGGAGGCAAGCACACCAACCGCGTCATCGTGGCGCTGAAAAAGACCTTTTGA